A stretch of Lysinibacillus agricola DNA encodes these proteins:
- a CDS encoding M20/M25/M40 family metallo-hydrolase — protein sequence MNQQLRQLPIEMQIEKLTIDLVNINSINGTAGEGEIIDFVYDQMQTFPYYQKNPSLLWTTRVKNDPIGRKNLFAFVQSPKKQKKTIIYHSHLDTVDIEDYGNLKEYAFSAKQLEAFFKTYEGNADVQNDALSGDWMFGRGAVDMKSGAAVHIANTLYFSNHLEELEGNLLLILNGGEESEHDGIIDALDELNRLKIEEKLDFLMAINTDFTTPLYGNDPHRYIYTGVAGKLLPSFHIYGREVHVGDTLSGIDPNYIAAKITERIHNNFELTEQIEGETILPPTCLYQRDTKETYTVQTASTSHIYFNYFLYKETPNQVIDKLKAIAQQASLEAEKYLQKQYERYVEFSKVPKHHLAWNIEVVTYHEFISYLNERGVNTDFIIKEALEKNVGKESRQQSFAIVNALQKADPEHRPRVILFFAPPFLPHNYLKDNKEQDRILKQTITEVVAEVANETGEQFKVKRFFPYLADGSFLSIHATEKELYELLDNFPEWEALYPVPFEKIKALNIPSVTMGVYGKDGHKWTERVYKPYSFGILPGLIRKTTRELFKVHRH from the coding sequence ATGAATCAACAACTGAGACAATTACCAATCGAAATGCAAATTGAAAAGCTAACGATTGATTTAGTAAATATTAATAGCATTAATGGGACAGCGGGTGAAGGGGAAATTATCGATTTTGTTTATGATCAGATGCAAACTTTCCCATACTATCAAAAAAATCCTTCACTTCTTTGGACAACTAGAGTGAAAAATGATCCGATTGGTCGCAAAAACCTTTTTGCATTTGTCCAAAGCCCAAAAAAACAAAAAAAGACAATTATCTATCACTCACACCTTGATACAGTGGATATAGAAGACTATGGTAACTTAAAGGAATATGCTTTTTCAGCAAAGCAGCTTGAGGCGTTTTTTAAAACTTATGAAGGCAATGCAGATGTACAAAATGATGCATTAAGTGGTGACTGGATGTTTGGACGAGGTGCTGTTGATATGAAAAGCGGCGCTGCTGTGCATATTGCTAATACTCTTTATTTCTCCAATCATCTTGAAGAATTAGAAGGGAACTTATTACTTATTTTAAATGGTGGAGAAGAGTCTGAGCATGACGGCATTATTGATGCTTTAGATGAACTTAACCGGTTAAAAATAGAAGAAAAATTAGATTTTTTAATGGCTATAAATACCGACTTTACAACACCTTTATATGGAAATGATCCACATCGTTACATTTATACAGGTGTAGCAGGTAAGCTTCTCCCTTCTTTCCATATTTATGGTCGTGAAGTTCATGTAGGAGATACTTTAAGCGGTATCGATCCGAATTATATTGCAGCTAAAATTACTGAACGTATTCACAATAACTTTGAATTGACTGAGCAAATTGAAGGAGAAACCATTCTCCCCCCTACTTGCTTATATCAACGTGATACAAAGGAAACATATACTGTTCAAACTGCTTCTACAAGTCATATCTACTTTAATTACTTTTTATATAAAGAAACACCAAATCAAGTAATCGATAAACTTAAAGCTATAGCGCAACAAGCTAGTTTAGAAGCAGAAAAATATTTACAAAAACAATATGAAAGATATGTTGAGTTCTCAAAAGTACCGAAGCATCATCTAGCATGGAATATAGAAGTTGTTACTTACCATGAATTTATTTCGTATTTAAATGAAAGAGGCGTCAATACAGATTTCATTATTAAAGAAGCTTTAGAAAAAAACGTTGGTAAGGAATCTCGTCAACAGTCGTTTGCGATAGTGAATGCACTTCAAAAAGCAGATCCGGAGCATAGACCTCGTGTAATTTTATTTTTCGCTCCCCCTTTCTTGCCTCACAATTATTTAAAAGATAATAAAGAGCAAGATAGAATATTAAAACAAACGATTACAGAAGTTGTCGCTGAGGTTGCAAATGAGACTGGTGAACAGTTTAAAGTAAAACGATTTTTCCCTTATTTAGCGGATGGTAGTTTCTTATCTATCCATGCCACTGAAAAAGAGTTATATGAGTTGCTTGATAATTTTCCAGAATGGGAAGCACTTTATCCTGTACCTTTTGAAAAAATAAAAGCATTAAACATCCCTTCTGTTACTATGGGCGTTTACGGGAAAGACGGGCATAAATGGACAGAAAGAGTTTATAAACCTTATTCATTTGGCATTCTCCCAGGATTAATCCGTAAAACAACGAGGGAATTATTCAAAGTTCATCGTCATTAA
- a CDS encoding alanine/glycine:cation symporter family protein, with protein MDFITKITDFLWGIPMMSILVFGGIFFTIRLGFFQFIKLPHILSETFGKLFRKNNEGEGTVTPFQATTSALASTLGAANLVGVPVAIAFGGPGAIFWMWVVAIFGIATKYSEVVLGMKYREKNDQGEYVGGPMYYMKNGLKWNKVAIFFAFALMLEIGASIMVQTNSIAKSISGSFSIPAIAVGIAMIIIVYLGVYGGIKSISRMTEKLVPFMVTFYIIGITIILVYYYKEIPAMISLIFTSALQPISAVGGFAGAGVAQAIRWGLARGLYSNEAGMGTAPIAHSTAQNVHPAKQGFWGAFEVIVDTMIVSTMTALAVLVSGAWKEISAENAALMVTKAFTPVFGKEFAGIFVSITLFVLVITTVLVIAFYGEKQAEFLFGSKFSLFMRFVYLGAIIVGSIGGLQFIWKFLDLLLALVVIPNMIAILCLSKEVKMITNDYFKRYLVEQKRGTIHESTTETITNRNAN; from the coding sequence TTGGATTTTATTACAAAGATTACAGATTTTCTTTGGGGTATACCAATGATGTCTATTCTAGTTTTTGGGGGTATTTTTTTCACAATACGTTTAGGATTTTTTCAGTTTATAAAGCTACCTCATATACTCAGTGAAACATTCGGGAAGCTTTTTCGGAAAAACAATGAAGGTGAAGGCACTGTCACTCCCTTTCAAGCTACTACCAGTGCGCTCGCATCCACACTCGGTGCGGCAAATTTAGTTGGTGTTCCTGTAGCTATTGCATTTGGAGGACCAGGTGCTATTTTTTGGATGTGGGTTGTAGCAATTTTTGGTATAGCTACTAAGTATTCCGAAGTTGTTCTCGGAATGAAATATAGAGAAAAGAATGATCAGGGAGAATATGTTGGTGGTCCAATGTATTACATGAAAAATGGCTTAAAATGGAATAAAGTTGCCATATTCTTTGCTTTTGCCTTAATGCTTGAAATCGGTGCAAGTATAATGGTTCAAACAAACTCGATTGCTAAGTCTATTTCAGGATCATTTTCGATTCCAGCTATTGCTGTAGGTATTGCCATGATTATTATCGTATATCTTGGCGTTTATGGCGGTATTAAATCTATCAGTCGAATGACTGAAAAATTAGTACCGTTTATGGTGACTTTCTATATTATTGGGATAACAATTATTCTTGTGTACTACTACAAGGAAATTCCGGCAATGATTAGTTTAATTTTCACATCAGCATTGCAACCTATCTCAGCTGTCGGTGGTTTTGCTGGAGCAGGAGTCGCTCAGGCAATTCGTTGGGGATTAGCAAGGGGGCTATATTCTAACGAGGCTGGTATGGGTACTGCACCAATCGCACATTCGACTGCCCAAAATGTCCATCCGGCGAAACAAGGTTTCTGGGGTGCATTTGAAGTTATTGTAGACACGATGATCGTATCAACAATGACAGCACTGGCCGTTCTCGTCTCTGGTGCTTGGAAGGAAATAAGTGCAGAAAATGCTGCATTAATGGTAACAAAAGCGTTTACTCCTGTTTTCGGAAAGGAATTTGCAGGTATATTTGTATCCATTACACTCTTTGTTCTTGTAATTACTACCGTTCTTGTTATTGCATTTTATGGCGAAAAACAAGCCGAGTTTTTATTTGGTAGCAAGTTTTCTTTATTTATGCGCTTTGTATATTTAGGTGCTATTATCGTCGGTTCAATTGGTGGCTTACAATTCATTTGGAAATTCTTAGACCTATTATTAGCGCTTGTTGTTATTCCTAATATGATTGCAATTTTATGCTTAAGCAAAGAAGTAAAAATGATAACCAATGATTATTTTAAAAGATATTTAGTAGAACAAAAAAGGGGTACTATTCATGAATCAACAACTGAGACAATTACCAATCGAAATGCAAATTGA
- a CDS encoding IclR family transcriptional regulator, which translates to MIQSIERAMMIINVLAEHPKRFFSVQEIFSETELPTSTIYRLLYTLETFDLVERNEEKKEFRLGYTWLQLGMKMYHDTNIREKAHPLLEELAYNVRETTYLNIPKQFTSIIIDRVDSPKNVRIIDMIGEKIPYPIGAANKVLLAFSKKGIQTQFLEKIDEQDREELIEQLYHIKEKGYSISYGEKTKGTVSVAAPVFDLDGEPIAAISAECFEYDTDVEKLDSIAKQVTQTAHLLSHELGHT; encoded by the coding sequence ATGATTCAGTCAATTGAGAGAGCGATGATGATAATAAATGTGCTAGCAGAGCATCCTAAGCGATTCTTTTCAGTTCAAGAAATTTTTAGTGAGACAGAGCTGCCAACTAGTACTATTTATCGATTGTTATATACATTAGAAACTTTTGATTTAGTGGAAAGAAATGAAGAAAAAAAAGAATTTCGATTAGGCTATACATGGCTACAACTTGGAATGAAAATGTACCATGACACTAACATTAGAGAAAAAGCACATCCGTTATTAGAAGAGCTTGCTTATAATGTTCGTGAAACAACATATTTAAACATTCCAAAACAGTTTACTTCTATTATCATTGATCGAGTAGATAGCCCTAAGAATGTTCGCATTATAGATATGATTGGTGAGAAGATTCCTTATCCTATTGGAGCAGCGAATAAAGTCTTACTTGCTTTTTCAAAGAAGGGAATACAAACTCAATTTCTTGAAAAAATAGATGAGCAAGATAGGGAAGAGCTAATTGAGCAGCTTTATCATATTAAAGAAAAAGGGTACTCAATAAGCTATGGTGAAAAAACGAAGGGAACTGTGTCAGTTGCAGCACCAGTTTTTGATTTGGACGGGGAACCGATAGCAGCGATTAGTGCAGAGTGCTTCGAATATGATACAGATGTTGAAAAACTAGATAGTATAGCTAAACAAGTAACACAAACAGCACATCTTCTTTCTCATGAACTAGGGCATACGTAA